In Glycine max cultivar Williams 82 chromosome 7, Glycine_max_v4.0, whole genome shotgun sequence, a single window of DNA contains:
- the LOC100795390 gene encoding actin-related protein 4 produces MYGGDEVSAIVIDLGSHTCKAGYAGEDAPKAVFPSVVGAIDQMDVDEADNGEKNPGSAPESNNNNVRNADSDKAKGKRKLYVGSQSLGYRRDHMEVLSPFKDGVVADWDIVDSIWDHAFRECLLIDPKEHPMLLAEPSSNSQQQRERTVEHMFEKYKAPALFLAKNAVLTSFASGRATSVVVDGGGGSTTVAPVHDGYVLQKAVATSPIGGEFLTDCLMKSLESKGIMIKPRYSFRRKEIRPGEFQTVDLEFPNTTESYKLFSQRVIASDIKECVCRAPDTPYDESAYSNIPMTSYELPDGQTVEIGADRFKIPDVLFNPSLVQSIPGMESFAEIAPSVRGLPQMVIESINKCDVDIRRELFNSILLAGGTASMQQLKERLEKDLLEESPQAARVKVLASGNATERRFSVWIGGSILASLGSFQQMWFSKSEYEEHGASYIQRKCP; encoded by the exons ATGTATGGCGGTG ATGAAGTATCAGCTATAGTAATTGACTTGGGTTCACACACTTGTAAAGCTGGTTATGCCGGTGAAGATGCTCCCAAGGCTGTGTTTCCCTCT GTTGTTGGAGCAATTGATCAAATGGATGTTGATGAAGCAGATAATGGTGAAAAGAACCCTGGCTCTGCTCCggaatcaaataataataatgttagaaATGCTGATTCTGACAAGGCCAAGGGAAAGAGGAAATTGTATGTAGGATCCCAGTCCTTGGGGTACCGCAGAGACCATATGGAG GTGCTGTCTCCATTTAAGGATGGAGTTGTTGCTGACTGGGATATTGTTGACAGCATATGGGATCATGCCTTCAG ggAGTGCCTATTGATTGATCCTAAAGAGCATCCTATGCTCCTTGCAGAGCCCTCTTCTAACTCTCAACAACAGAGAGAAAG gaCAGTGGAGCATATGTTTGAGAAGTACAAAGCACCTGCATTATTTTTGGCAAAAAATGCT GTTCTGACTTCTTTTGCATCAGGGCGTGCTACGTCTGTAGTTGTTGATGG TGGTGGAGGCTCAACTACAGTTGCACCGGTACATGATGGTTATGTTCTTCAAAAG GCTGTGGCAACCTCTCCAATTGGAGGAGAATTTCTTACAGACTGCTTGATGAAAAGTTTGGAAAGCAAGGGTATTATG ATAAAACCTCGGTATTCCTTCAGGAGAAAGGAAATACGCCCTGGAGAGTTTCAG ACAGTTGATCTTGAATTTCCCAATACTACTGAAAGCTACAAACTCTTTTCCCAG AGGGTGATTGCTAGTGATATCAAGGAATGTGTGTGCCGTGCTCCAGATACTCCATATGATG AGAGTGCGTATTCAAACATTCCAATGACCTCATATGAGCTTCCTGATGGCCA GACAGTTGAAATTGGAGCTGACAGATTTAAGATACCAGATGTTCTTTTCAATCCATCCCTGGTTCAG TCAATTCCTGGCATGGAGAGCTTTGCAGAAATTGCTCCTTCAGTTCGTGGCCTGCCCCAAATG GTGATTGAAAGCATTAATAAGTGTGATGTAGACATTCGAAGAGAGTTGTTTAATAGTATACTG CTTGCTGGTGGTACAGCTTCAATGCAACAACTAAAGGAACGCCTTGAGAAAGACTTGTTAGAG GAATCCCCTCAAGCTGCCAGAGTAAAAGTATTGGCCAGTGGGAATGCTACTGAAAGAAGGTTTAG TGTTTGGATCGGGGGTAGTATATTGGCATCTCTTGGCTCCTTCCAGCAAATGTGGTTCTCCAAATCCGA GTATGAAGAGCATGGAGCTTCATATATCCAAAGGAAGTGTCCATGA
- the LOC121175125 gene encoding uncharacterized mitochondrial protein AtMg00810-like isoform X2, translated as MGSSKPQDRGLRACSLLLFSLDLLLVNVIHLYLFTRLPLTLYLLVYVDDIIITGSPTNLVHHLTSQLNSKFSLKQLGLLDYFLGIEVKTLRDRSLLLTQRKYIRDLLQKTSMSEAQPISSPIASSCKLTKTGSDLFSDPTLYRSVEGALQYSTITRPEISYSVKRVCQFMANPLDPPWTAVKRILRYLKGTMLHGLHLRPAALGKPYPLRALCDADWASDSEDRRSTSGSAIYFGPNLISWWSQKKQVVARSSTEAEYQSLAQTTAELSWIQTLLTEPQVPFITPIIFCHNQRAVAIANNPVLHARTKHMDIDIFFVREKVLSKQLVVHHILALDQWADALTKPLSPTRFLFLRTKLNVLETPSKSHPP; from the exons ATGGGCTCAAGCAAGCCCCAAGACCGTGGTTTGAGAGCCTGCAGTCTGCTTTTATTCAGTTTGGATTTGTTGCTAGTAAATGTGATCCATCTCTATTTGTTTACAAGACTTCCTCTC ACACTGTATCTTTTGGTTTATGTGGATGATATTATAATAACTGGCAGTCCCACTAACTTGGTTCACCATCTGACTTCACAACTTAATTCAAAGTTTTCTCTCAAACAACTTGGTCTGCTAGACTATTTTTTGGGGATTGAGGTTAAGACTCTTCGTGACAGATCATTACTTCTCACTCAAAGGAAATACATCAGAGATTTGTTGCAGAAAACTTCTATGTCAGAAGCTCAACCTATTTCCTCCCCTATTGCTTCCAGCTGCAAACTTACTAAAACAGGTTCAGACCTCTTTTCTGATCCTACTCTATATAGATCTGTAGAGGGTGCCCTACAGTACTCAACTATTACTAGACCTGAGATCAGCTACTCAGTTAAAAGAGTTTGTCAGTTTATGGCCAATCCTTTAGACCCTCCTTGGACTGCAGTAAAAAGAATCCTAAGATACTTGAAAGGTACAATGTTGCATGGATTACACCTTAGACCTGCTGCTCTGGGGAAACCTTATCCTCTTCGTGCTCtctgtgatgctgattgggcttcTGATAGTGAAGACAGAAGATCCACGTCTGGTTCAGCCATCTACTTTGGTCCTAATCTCATTTCTTGGTGGTCCCAAAAGAAGCAAGTTGTTGCAAGGTCCAGTACAGAGGCAGAATATCAAAGTTTGGCTCAAACTACTGCTGAATTATCTTGGATTCAGACCCTTTTAACTGAGCCACAAGTTCCTTTCATCACTCCCATTATCTTCTGTCATAATCAGAGAGCAGTTGCTATAGCCAATAATCCTGTTCTTCATGCTCGGACCAAGCACATGGACATTGACATCTTCTTTGTTAGAGAAAAAGTCTTGTCCAAGCAGCTGGTTGTTCATCATATTCTGGCTCTTGATCAGTGGGCAGATGCTCTCACCAAGCCCCTCTCTCCAACCAGATTTTTATTTCTAAGGACCAAACTCAATGTGCTTGAGACTCCTTCAAAGTCTCATCCACCTTGA
- the LOC121175125 gene encoding uncharacterized mitochondrial protein AtMg00810-like isoform X1, with the protein MGSSKPQDRGLRACSLLLFSLDLLLVNVIHLYLFTRLPLTLYLLVYVDDIIITGSPTNLVHHLTSQLNSKFSLKQLGLLDYFLGIEVKTLRDRSLLLTQRKYIRDLLQKTSMSEAQPISSPIASSCKLTKTGSDLFSDPTLYRSVEGALQYSTITRPEISYSVKRVCQFMANPLDPPWTAVKRILRYLKGTMLHGLHLRPAALGKPYPLRALCDADWASDSEDRRSTSGSAIYFGPNLISWWSQKKQVVARSSTEAEYQSLAQTTAELSWIQTLLTEPQVPFITPIIFCHNQRAVAIANNPVLHARTKHMDIDIFFVREKVLSKQLVVHHILALDQWADALTKPLSPTRFLFLRTKLNVLETPSKSHPP; encoded by the exons ATGGGCTCAAGCAAGCCCCAAGACCGTGGTTTGAGAGCCTGCAGTCTGCTTTTATTCAGTTTGGATTTGTTGCTAGTAAATGTGATCCATCTCTATTTGTTTACAAGACTTC CTCTCACACTGTATCTTTTGGTTTATGTGGATGATATTATAATAACTGGCAGTCCCACTAACTTGGTTCACCATCTGACTTCACAACTTAATTCAAAGTTTTCTCTCAAACAACTTGGTCTGCTAGACTATTTTTTGGGGATTGAGGTTAAGACTCTTCGTGACAGATCATTACTTCTCACTCAAAGGAAATACATCAGAGATTTGTTGCAGAAAACTTCTATGTCAGAAGCTCAACCTATTTCCTCCCCTATTGCTTCCAGCTGCAAACTTACTAAAACAGGTTCAGACCTCTTTTCTGATCCTACTCTATATAGATCTGTAGAGGGTGCCCTACAGTACTCAACTATTACTAGACCTGAGATCAGCTACTCAGTTAAAAGAGTTTGTCAGTTTATGGCCAATCCTTTAGACCCTCCTTGGACTGCAGTAAAAAGAATCCTAAGATACTTGAAAGGTACAATGTTGCATGGATTACACCTTAGACCTGCTGCTCTGGGGAAACCTTATCCTCTTCGTGCTCtctgtgatgctgattgggcttcTGATAGTGAAGACAGAAGATCCACGTCTGGTTCAGCCATCTACTTTGGTCCTAATCTCATTTCTTGGTGGTCCCAAAAGAAGCAAGTTGTTGCAAGGTCCAGTACAGAGGCAGAATATCAAAGTTTGGCTCAAACTACTGCTGAATTATCTTGGATTCAGACCCTTTTAACTGAGCCACAAGTTCCTTTCATCACTCCCATTATCTTCTGTCATAATCAGAGAGCAGTTGCTATAGCCAATAATCCTGTTCTTCATGCTCGGACCAAGCACATGGACATTGACATCTTCTTTGTTAGAGAAAAAGTCTTGTCCAAGCAGCTGGTTGTTCATCATATTCTGGCTCTTGATCAGTGGGCAGATGCTCTCACCAAGCCCCTCTCTCCAACCAGATTTTTATTTCTAAGGACCAAACTCAATGTGCTTGAGACTCCTTCAAAGTCTCATCCACCTTGA